The following proteins are encoded in a genomic region of Ammospiza caudacuta isolate bAmmCau1 chromosome 13, bAmmCau1.pri, whole genome shotgun sequence:
- the LOC131563372 gene encoding fatty acyl-CoA hydrolase precursor, medium chain-like isoform X1, with amino-acid sequence MAAARDTARLAWILCLGAAALVATEQPEAETKYGRVRGYQFHVDTAERTVNVFLGLPFAKPPVGSLRFSGPQPPEPWEGVRDATSYPPMCLQEPILGQYVSDMITNRKEKVALQVSEDCLYLNVYTPVLTGEKEKLPVLVWIHGGGLVFGAASSYDGSVFAAFDNVVVVTIQYRLGIAGYFSTGDEHARGNWGYLDQVAALHWIQENIMHFGGDPGSVTIFGESAGGISVSALVLSPLAKGLFHKAISESGTAALGLFTDQPKEDAQKIAAVSGCEKSSSAAMVECLRGKTEEELLQITQKMEDMTALQICSEFLPEKCKQEIFFISTCVDGVFFPKSPRELLSEKSINAVPYIIGVNNCEFGWGLPMMMKFPPFVDGLDKDIARQILQSTLALIIKGITSEVVDRVYKEYMGDAESPAQVRDGLLGALGDVYFVISSVQVARSHRDAGNPVYFYEFQHRPSSMEGFLPEFVKADHGAEIAFVFGKPFLAGGATKEENELSRTVMRYWTNFAKNGNPNGEGLVHWPQYDLEEKYLAIDLEQKAAEKLKEHRVEFWAQLMKQSQTGRRKHTDL; translated from the exons ATGGCAGCTGCGAGGGACACGGCGCGGCTGGCCTGGATCCTCTGCCTCGGGGCCGCGGCGCTGGTGGCCACAG AACAACCAGAAGCAGAGACCAAATACGGGAGAGTCCGAGGGTACCAATTCCACGTGGACACAGCTGAGAGGACTGTAAATGTCTTTTTGGGACTTCCTTTTGCTAAGCCTCCCGTTGGATCACTGAGGTTTTCTGGACCCCAGCCACCTGAGCCATGGGAAGGTGTCAGAGATGCCACTTCCTACCCACCAAT GTGTCTACAGGAACCAATACTAGGACAGTATGTTTCAGATATGATTAccaacagaaaagagaaagttgCTCTGCAAGTGTCTGAGGATTGCTTGTACCTAAATGTCTACACACCTGTTTTgacaggagaaaaggagaagctGCCT gTCCTAGTATGGATCCATGGAGGTGGATTAGTTTTTGGAGCAGCTTCATCATATGATGGCTCAGTATTTGCAGCATTTGACAACGTGGTGGTTGTAACAATTCAGTACAGACTCGGTATTGCTGGATATTTTAG cactggTGATGAGCATGCCCGGGGTAACTGGGGATATTTAGACCAAGTGGCGGCTCTTCACTGGATTCAGGAAAATATCATGCATTTTGGAGGAGATCCGGGATCGGTCACTATCTTTGGAGAATCTGCAGGAGGAATCAGTGTTTCTGCTCTT GTCTTATCTCCCCTGGCCAAGGGCTTGTTCCACAAGGCCATTTCAGAGAgtggcactgcagccctgggcttGTTCACTGACCAGCCTAAGGAGGATGCACAA AAAATTGCTGCTGTCTCTGGCTGTGAAAAATCCAGTTCAGCTGCAATGGTTGAATGCTTGagaggaaaaacagaagaagaacTACTACAGATAACACAGAAAATGGAG GACATGACAGCACTGCAGATCTGCAGTGAATTCTTGCCTGAGAAGTGCAAACAG GAAATCTTTTTCATCAGTACATGTGTAGATGGTGTATTTTTTCCAAAGAGTCCCAGGGAACTACTCTCTGAAAAATCAATCAATGCTGTCCCATACATCATAGGAGTAAATAACTGTGAATTTGGATGGGGACTTCCTATG ATGATGAAATTTCCGCCTTTTGTGGATGGTCTGGATAAAGATATTGCACGTCAAATTTTACAGAGCACCTTAGCACTAATCATTAAG GGCATTACATCTGAAGTTGTTGACAGAGTGTACAAGGAGTACATGGGGGATGCAGAAAGCCCTGCCCAGGTCCGAGATGGCCTCCTGGGTGCATTGGGAGATGTCTACTTTGTCATCTCTTCTGTGCAAGTGGCCAGATCCCACAGAG ATGCTGGCAACCCAGTCTACTTTTATGAATTCCAACATCGGCCGAGTTCCATGGAAGGTTTTCTACCAGAGTTTGTAAAAGCAGATCATGGAGCTGAGATTGCCTTTGTCTTTGGAAAGCCATTCTTAGCTG GAGGTGctacaaaagaagaaaatgaacttAGCAGAACTGTGATGAGATACTGGACCAACTTTGCTAAAAATGG AAATCCCAACGGGGAGGGCTTGGTCCATTGGCCTCAGTATGACCTGGAGGAAAAATACCTGGCAATAGACCTGGAGcaaaaggcagcagagaaacTGAAAGAACACAGAGTGGAGTTTTGGGCACAGCTCATGAAACAAAGTCAGACTGGAAGGAGAAAACACACAGATTTATAA
- the LOC131563372 gene encoding fatty acyl-CoA hydrolase precursor, medium chain-like isoform X2, giving the protein MAAARDTARLAWILCLGAAALVATEQPEAETKYGRVRGYQFHVDTAERTVNVFLGLPFAKPPVGSLRFSGPQPPEPWEGVRDATSYPPMCLQEPILGQYVSDMITNRKEKVALQVSEDCLYLNVYTPVLTGEKEKLPVLVWIHGGGLVFGAASSYDGSVFAAFDNVVVVTIQYRLGIAGYFSTGDEHARGNWGYLDQVAALHWIQENIMHFGGDPGSVTIFGESAGGISVSALVLSPLAKGLFHKAISESGTAALGLFTDQPKEDAQKIAAVSGCEKSSSAAMVECLRGKTEEELLQITQKMEEIFFISTCVDGVFFPKSPRELLSEKSINAVPYIIGVNNCEFGWGLPMMMKFPPFVDGLDKDIARQILQSTLALIIKGITSEVVDRVYKEYMGDAESPAQVRDGLLGALGDVYFVISSVQVARSHRDAGNPVYFYEFQHRPSSMEGFLPEFVKADHGAEIAFVFGKPFLAGGATKEENELSRTVMRYWTNFAKNGNPNGEGLVHWPQYDLEEKYLAIDLEQKAAEKLKEHRVEFWAQLMKQSQTGRRKHTDL; this is encoded by the exons ATGGCAGCTGCGAGGGACACGGCGCGGCTGGCCTGGATCCTCTGCCTCGGGGCCGCGGCGCTGGTGGCCACAG AACAACCAGAAGCAGAGACCAAATACGGGAGAGTCCGAGGGTACCAATTCCACGTGGACACAGCTGAGAGGACTGTAAATGTCTTTTTGGGACTTCCTTTTGCTAAGCCTCCCGTTGGATCACTGAGGTTTTCTGGACCCCAGCCACCTGAGCCATGGGAAGGTGTCAGAGATGCCACTTCCTACCCACCAAT GTGTCTACAGGAACCAATACTAGGACAGTATGTTTCAGATATGATTAccaacagaaaagagaaagttgCTCTGCAAGTGTCTGAGGATTGCTTGTACCTAAATGTCTACACACCTGTTTTgacaggagaaaaggagaagctGCCT gTCCTAGTATGGATCCATGGAGGTGGATTAGTTTTTGGAGCAGCTTCATCATATGATGGCTCAGTATTTGCAGCATTTGACAACGTGGTGGTTGTAACAATTCAGTACAGACTCGGTATTGCTGGATATTTTAG cactggTGATGAGCATGCCCGGGGTAACTGGGGATATTTAGACCAAGTGGCGGCTCTTCACTGGATTCAGGAAAATATCATGCATTTTGGAGGAGATCCGGGATCGGTCACTATCTTTGGAGAATCTGCAGGAGGAATCAGTGTTTCTGCTCTT GTCTTATCTCCCCTGGCCAAGGGCTTGTTCCACAAGGCCATTTCAGAGAgtggcactgcagccctgggcttGTTCACTGACCAGCCTAAGGAGGATGCACAA AAAATTGCTGCTGTCTCTGGCTGTGAAAAATCCAGTTCAGCTGCAATGGTTGAATGCTTGagaggaaaaacagaagaagaacTACTACAGATAACACAGAAAATGGAG GAAATCTTTTTCATCAGTACATGTGTAGATGGTGTATTTTTTCCAAAGAGTCCCAGGGAACTACTCTCTGAAAAATCAATCAATGCTGTCCCATACATCATAGGAGTAAATAACTGTGAATTTGGATGGGGACTTCCTATG ATGATGAAATTTCCGCCTTTTGTGGATGGTCTGGATAAAGATATTGCACGTCAAATTTTACAGAGCACCTTAGCACTAATCATTAAG GGCATTACATCTGAAGTTGTTGACAGAGTGTACAAGGAGTACATGGGGGATGCAGAAAGCCCTGCCCAGGTCCGAGATGGCCTCCTGGGTGCATTGGGAGATGTCTACTTTGTCATCTCTTCTGTGCAAGTGGCCAGATCCCACAGAG ATGCTGGCAACCCAGTCTACTTTTATGAATTCCAACATCGGCCGAGTTCCATGGAAGGTTTTCTACCAGAGTTTGTAAAAGCAGATCATGGAGCTGAGATTGCCTTTGTCTTTGGAAAGCCATTCTTAGCTG GAGGTGctacaaaagaagaaaatgaacttAGCAGAACTGTGATGAGATACTGGACCAACTTTGCTAAAAATGG AAATCCCAACGGGGAGGGCTTGGTCCATTGGCCTCAGTATGACCTGGAGGAAAAATACCTGGCAATAGACCTGGAGcaaaaggcagcagagaaacTGAAAGAACACAGAGTGGAGTTTTGGGCACAGCTCATGAAACAAAGTCAGACTGGAAGGAGAAAACACACAGATTTATAA